One genomic region from Vanacampus margaritifer isolate UIUO_Vmar chromosome 2, RoL_Vmar_1.0, whole genome shotgun sequence encodes:
- the tmem125b gene encoding transmembrane protein 125, with protein sequence MSGTMPEMEVSYQSRRTFHQPPSLYLDLLQQRSLEDQTELWWFREPRQSLVCYCASIALILVLGLGGVGFLSATSSGMSGEWRLGVGTTLCLLSLALLLKQLLSSAIQDMNCVHSRRRIDQLKSGGRADPVLILVVGLAVMLCGTVLLCATRISNGGEGSRDMLVSGLVLIAAGLGMTLALVAYSLLGHLEKRRAHTRRRRAISTRRLGDGSVRVFCVSAGQMNQARREPASSRSSLI encoded by the coding sequence ATGTCCGGCACCATGCCTGAAATGGAGGTCTCCTACCAGTCTCGTCGCACTTTTCACCAACCACCAAGCCTCTACCTGGACCTGCTCCAACAGCGTTCCCTGGAAGACCAGACTGAGCTGTGGTGGTTCCGAGAGCCACGCCAGTCCCTCGTGTGTTACTGCGCTTCGATCGCTCTCATATTAGTTTTGGGCCTGGGTGGCGTCGGCTTCCTCTCCGCTACCAGCTCCGGCATGTCCGGTGAGTGGCGTCTCGGGGTGGGCACCACCCTGTGCCTCCTCTCCCTGGCACTTCTGCTCAAGCAGCTTCTCAGCTCCGCCATTCAGGACATGAACTGCGTGCACAGCCGTCGCCGAATCGACCAGCTGAAGAGCGGCGGACGGGCTGACCCGGTGCTCATCCTGGTTGTAGGTTTGGCAGTGATGCTGTGTGGGACCGTTTTACTATGTGCGACCAGGATCAGCAATGGAGGAGAAGGCAGCAGGGACATGCTGGTGTCCGGTCTGGTGCTGATAGCCGCAGGACTTGGCATGACTCTGGCTTTAGTGGCGTACAGTCTGCTGGGCCACCTTGAGAAAAGAAGGGCGCACACCAGGAGGAGAAGAGCGATTAGCACGCGGAGGCTTGGAGATGGGTCAGTCCGTGTCTTCTGTGTCTCAGCAGGACAGATGAACCAGGCCAGGAGAGAGCCTGCCTCCAGCAGAAGCAGTCTGATCTGA